TTTTTCTCTGGAAGAGCTTTTCTAAGACCGTCTAAGAATAGTCTAGTATTCTTATCAAAAGCCTCCTCTACTTTTACATAAGTTTCTGCTTGAAGTCTTTGGTCTGTAACATAAGCATTAGCCCATTGGTAGAGTTTATCTCCATCAATTTTAAATCTATCTGGGTTGTTAAGGAATTGAGTGGCAGATTGCTTATTAGCAAATATAGAAGCATAAGCTAGATTAGCAAGTTCAGAAGCATTAGCATCAGCTAAAGTTTTAGCTTGAGCCTCTTTTTTCACTCTTACTTGATATAGGCTTACGAGCTTACTAAGCATCTCTCCTTCTAGCTGAACATTAAAATGCTCGTAGTAACTATTTATTGCTTTTTCAAGCTCTGGTTTCATTTTGTCTTGTCCAGCTTTATCTTGGTCTGCATAAGTTTTAAATAAACTTCCTAAACGGTAAGCTACACCTATATACTTAGCATTTCTTTGAAGAATGGCATTGTAGTTTTTCTCTACATTTCTATCAGATACTTGGTTGTAGTAAGCCTTTATTTCGTTGAGTACATTACCATAAGTAGCATCATTTTCTGGCTGCACTGCCCATTGTAGGTATTTGTTTTCTAAATTTTGCTTTTCTCCGATAGTCCCATTTTTGTTAACAGCTTCTATAGTCCCAGCTCTGTTTTTCCAATAGTTGGCCACAGAAGCATATTGTGAAGCATAGCCTAATCTTGTAGCATCATCTTTATCCATATACTTTTTCATGATGTCCATAGCGGCTTTAGAGCCTTCTACCCACGCTGGATAATCTTTATTAACAAGTTGAGAGATACCGTAAGAAGTTAAATATCTATTAGTTCTCCCTGGGTAACCCATTATCATTGCAAAATCCCCTGGCTTCACTCCTTTTAGAGAGATAGGAAGGAAATGTTTTGGTTTAAGAGGAACATTATTCACGTTGTATTCAGATGGATTTCCGTTTTTGTCTGCATACACACGGAAGATACTAAAATCCGCTGTATGTCTAGGCCACTCCCAGTTGTCTGTATCTCCACCATATTTACCCAAAGATGCAGGAGGTGTACCTACCAAA
The genomic region above belongs to Riemerella anatipestifer and contains:
- a CDS encoding S46 family peptidase; the encoded protein is MKRLFLGLTFLLSFLQAKADEGMWLLMLVKRLNGVDMQKQGLRLTPEEIYSVNNSSLKDAIVSFGGFCTGEIVSPEGMIFTNHHCGYGAIAALSTPKKDHLTNGFWAMKKSEELNAKGLYVRFLERMGDATERINSKLNNDMTASEREAIIKAEYEAIKKENSENGKYTVVIKDFFNGNEFYYFVYRDYTDVRLVGTPPASLGKYGGDTDNWEWPRHTADFSIFRVYADKNGNPSEYNVNNVPLKPKHFLPISLKGVKPGDFAMIMGYPGRTNRYLTSYGISQLVNKDYPAWVEGSKAAMDIMKKYMDKDDATRLGYASQYASVANYWKNRAGTIEAVNKNGTIGEKQNLENKYLQWAVQPENDATYGNVLNEIKAYYNQVSDRNVEKNYNAILQRNAKYIGVAYRLGSLFKTYADQDKAGQDKMKPELEKAINSYYEHFNVQLEGEMLSKLVSLYQVRVKKEAQAKTLADANASELANLAYASIFANKQSATQFLNNPDRFKIDGDKLYQWANAYVTDQRLQAETYVKVEEAFDKNTRLFLDGLRKALPEKKYYPDANSTMRLTYGKVDTLPFRSDRLYHGVTSNYYTNMEGLIAKYKKGDEEFDLPQRVLKLYKNKDYGIYADKAGYMPVNFLSDNDITGGNSGSPVIDANGHLIGIAFDGNSEALSGDIVFEPKLQKTINVDVRFVLWVIDKYAGAKNLIQEMKLVK